A portion of the Candidatus Cloacimonadota bacterium genome contains these proteins:
- the trmD gene encoding tRNA (guanosine(37)-N1)-methyltransferase TrmD has protein sequence MQIDVLTLFPEMFKSPLSESIVNRAIKKNILSVELINFRDFCHDKNKQVDDYPYGGAPGMVIKPEPIFEAIDFLKDKRKDLIKSKEFPIIYLTPQGEKYNQNIARKLSKKSYIILICGHYKDIDYRVREHLVNREISIGDYILSGGELPAMLIIDSIARLQKGVLTHIESAETDSFQDKLLDCPYYTRPRDYRGFKVPDILLSGNHKKILEWQKNKRVELTKLRGVQTNV, from the coding sequence ATGCAAATTGATGTTCTAACACTCTTTCCGGAAATGTTTAAAAGTCCGTTGTCCGAAAGCATTGTAAATCGTGCTATTAAGAAAAATATACTCTCTGTTGAACTTATAAATTTTAGAGATTTTTGCCATGACAAAAATAAACAGGTTGATGATTATCCTTATGGCGGAGCACCTGGTATGGTAATAAAACCTGAACCTATCTTTGAAGCAATTGATTTTCTAAAGGATAAAAGAAAAGATTTGATAAAAAGTAAAGAATTTCCCATAATTTATTTAACGCCTCAAGGTGAAAAATATAATCAGAATATTGCAAGGAAGCTTTCAAAGAAAAGTTATATTATACTTATTTGTGGTCATTATAAAGATATTGATTACAGAGTTCGCGAGCATTTAGTAAATCGCGAGATATCTATCGGAGATTATATCTTATCTGGTGGAGAATTACCAGCAATGCTAATTATTGATTCAATTGCACGGTTGCAAAAAGGGGTTCTAACTCATATTGAATCTGCAGAGACTGATTCTTTTCAAGATAAATTATTAGACTGCCCCTATTATACTCGCCCCAGAGACTATCGGGGATTTAAGGTTCCAGATATTTTACTTTCCGGTAATCATAAAAAGATATTAGAATGGCAAAAAAACAAAAGAGTTGAGCTTACAAAACTTAGGGGGGTACAAACTAATGTATGA